The genomic DNA ATCTGGCAGAACAACTTGCCAATACTTGATATGCAGATTCTTAGACTTCAAAGACATTTCAACAGCCTTCCATACAATGCCGTCATACCTCTCAACCTGGCCGTTTTCTGCAGGGTTGTAGCTGGTCGTTTGTACTCGTGGCGACCCCTTTTTCTCTTAGGAATGCTTGCAGGTCATGGCTCATGAATGAAGCACCACGGTCGGAATGAACAAATGCTGGCATGCCAAATAACGATAACAGAGTGGTTACTTGATTACTGTAGACGTTGATATCTCAGAGCATGGAAACACGAATGGCAACCTGGAGTATTCATCGGCTATGTTCAGGAAATACTTGTTTCCGTTGTTACTTGGTAAGGGGCCCTTGAAATCAATATTGATCCTTTCAAAGGGCTGAGTAGCTTTGATGAGTGGGGCCTCCTCTGGCTTGTGATATCGAGGTTTAGTTTCAGCACAGGTTTGACACTGACTTGTGACACGTTTAACCTCATCCAGCGAGTAAGGTAGGTTTTTGGTACGAAAGAAGTGGTTGAGCCTGGTGACACCAGGATGGGAGAGTGCCTCGTGAAGCTTGTACAGTGAATCTTGAGGCGTAGAAGCACAGGTTGCCCTCGAGAGAGTGCGTCGGAGAGTACACTCACCTTTCCAGGGCGGTATACAATGTCAAAGCTATAACATGCTAGTTCAATCCCCCAACGCATAATTTTGTCGCTCTTTATTTTACCTCGGTTGCGTTGATCAAACATGTAGGATACAGACGTTTGGTCGGTTCTCAGAGTGAAGTGTAGGCCCCTCAGGAAATGTCTCCAATGTCTGATGGCTTCAATGATAGCTTGAGCTTCCTTTTGTATGGCAGCATGCTTAAGCTCGCTACCCTGTAGTGAGCGTGAGAAGAAAGCGACAGGCCTACCATCTTGACTGAGAGTGGCAGCTAGTGCTACATCAGATGCATCGGTTTCGACTTCAAATGGTATGGTCTCGTCGATGGCAGTAACGAAGGCTTCTTGTACTATTTTCTTCAAGCTATCAAATGTGGTAACAGCTTCAGGTGACAGAGGGAATGACTTACAGCTTGTTAGTGGTTTGATGCAGTTGGAAAACTATGGGATCCACTGAGAGTAATAGGAGAATAAACCAAGGCACCTGTTGAGTGATTTGGAGTCACGAGGCACCGGAAGGTTGGGTAGGGGACTTAATCGTCCTGGGTCTGAGCGAATAACGTCTTTATCGATTACATATCCAAGAATAGCAATTTTGTGGGTTGAGAAGACGCTTTTTGAATCGTTGTAACAAGTGTTCTTTTTCGTTGCTGCAGCAAGGAATTTCTCAAGGCTTGTATCATGCTCTTGTTGGTCTTTCCCACAGATAGTGATGTTGCCAAGGTAAGGGAAGACTGCATTGAGATTGTTCTGTATAACGAACTTCATCATCTCGCGTTGAAGACAAGCGACCCCATTTGTGACACCAAATGGGAGACGTGTGAACTGATAGAGATTGTTACGTGCTTCGAAGGCTGTGTTTTGCTTATCTTCTTCCCTGAGAGGGATCTGATGGTAAGCGCTCCGTAGATCTATTGTGCTGAAGACCCGATATTGTGCAATGTCATTTACTAAATCATTTATCCTTGGAAGTGGGAAGGCATCGAGTAGTGTGAAGCGATTGATAGTTTGGGAGTAGTCGATGGAGAGTCTCTTTTTGTGATTCTCATCCTTGGTCACAACAACCTTTGCTCTCCAAGGGGAGTTGCTTGGTTCTATGATCCCCTCCTTGAGTAGTCTTTCGACCTCTCCATCGATGAACTTTAAATCATCCCTACTGTAGTGGCCGGATTTGCTTGCAATAGGGCAACAGTTAGATTAGCAAAAGGCTCAGCTGGATCCATATTGAGGGTACTGAAGCCGCAGACAGATAGCGGGGGTTGGCTGCCTCCATACTGAAAGGTGATGCTCTCGTGATGTGACTGGAAATCCAAGCCCAGTACTGAAAGATGAAGGTTGGTGTATTTCTGGTTTTTGTATTCAAGGTTGGTCGTACAAGTCCCTGTATACGTAACATTGGCTGATAGGGCAGTAGAAGCCATGGAAACAGCACCACCTGCTGGTCGCGCAGTCAGACCAGCCTGTTTGACAAGatgtaggtgtttgaaaatcTCAGTGCTGCCGCTGTCAAACAGAGCTTTCACTTGCAATTTTCTAATGTTGATTGTCGCTGTTGATTTCGATAGAAATCCAGAACTTTGAGTGGTGGCTATAACAGGAGAGTGCATGGCAGCTGATACCTTTGAGGCAGCTTTACCTTGGCTTACTTTGGCGTAGTGACATTTTGTCTGGCACCTAGCACATGTAGCATCCTTTGCAGGACACTTCGAATGTGGGTGTCTATTGTTGCCGCAGAAATAGCAGTTGGGAGAAGCGGTTTCGGTAGCCGCAGCAGCCAGAGTATTCGCTTCTTGGCCAACGACAGATTTTGGAGACTTAGCAGGAAGAGCAGCATTGACAAGTGTATTTGGAACTGCATACGACTCAGAACTCTTCATTGCAGACTCAAGGGATCTAGCCTGATCAAACATAGTTATTAAGTCAagagttttgttttccaaaagtCTTTGGCGTATCAGACTTGACTGTAAACCAGAAATAAAGGCATCTCTAATACTCTCTTCACAGTATTGTGCAGCCATGACATTTTTGAAGTTACAATCTTTGCTTAGCGTTTTCAGGGCTTGCAAATATTCGTCTAGTGTTTCTGTTGGAGCTAGTTTACAAGTAGCTAAAAGATGGTCAGTGCAAAGATCTCATTCTTCTGTTTGATGAAGAGTGTCTGAAGTGTTTCAATTGATATTTCATAATCTGTACAATCTTCGATGTGTTGGAAAATGCTTGGCGAAACAAAATTAGAAAGGACTGCGAGTTTATCCAAATCTTTTTGTGGCAAGACGGCCATGAAGTTTTCGACGTCTCCAGTGAAGCCATTCCTTTGCCGCTGTCCCACTGTTTGGATCTGTGTCTAGACGTGCTGGCCTTAAGACTTTATCCATTATACTGTTGAGAATATTGCTGGTTAAATTGTAGTTAGGGCTGGGGTTAGGGTGAGGGTTATTGTCAAAACCCACTTGCTGCTATCATTCCCTATAACTTTTGACGTTGATATAAGTTAAAAAGTtagttctttcattttttttcaagcatTCGGCCACAAAATAAGTGTATTTCTTAAGCATTGCAACGACAaccaaaaataacaataaaacatTGCATCAGAAAGCTTCAAATCTTACTGTACAAGCATTTTCAAGGTTAAAACGTTTGAAAATGTCAGCAAAATACGAAAAATATGCTTGATAATGAAGTATATATTCCACTTGCATGTAACTCTTTAATACACAGTGACTCTAAGTGACGTCAGTTTGTCAATTGATATATATTAAAAGCTACTCATCCGAGACTTCTATCATGGAAAATCATAAATTAAAAGAATTGTAGATTTCAAAAATGTATAATATAGCTTTTGATATCGAACAGCCTATTTTTAGGCCCATGGACTACAAGCATGATTTGAAATTGTGGGCCCTTTGGCCGCGGTAGTTTAAATTCGTCAtgtgttcttttttctttgtagtGCATGATCTGCCCGTTTTCACCGGAAGGGCTAAAAAGTACTGGTCACTAACAGAGTCAAGTGGGAATCGAGAACTGATGTTGAAGCGAGCTCAATGGCTTGTTAACCACGGTTATTTCATATTTCTTAAACATTCGTTTCAGAGGTTCGGCGACACTTAAAGATGAATTATGAGACAAGAGAGGGccatcaattaaaaaaaaacttggaaaaCCCCCTTGCCTCATTATTCTAGTGTTAGTTATACTAGTTCTTGAGCTGTTACTCGAGACCTTAAATAGTTTACCAAAGGCTCATCAACAACATTGACATGGAACGTTCGGAAAACTATCATTGTGTTTTTGGGCAAAGAAATTTCTTATCCAGTGTTGAAAAGATCCTCCGCCAACTGAAAAGATCTGGCTTCCTGAAGCAAGAATATTCATTTCAACAATAGCAACGGAGCCCCTGTCAACAAGATGATATACCTTTGGATCGAAGAATGTTGGATTCTCGAGTAACCCTTCTATGACCGTCATGAGCAAGGTTGAGTTTTTCCGTGCGGGCAATACGTCGCCTGAATGAGATCCGAACTGCAGAAAATCTGCGGCGACAAACGTTTTTCTCTTAGAGTTTCCATTCTTTGGGTCACGATCTCGTTCTTGCTGGATCCGTGCTACCATTTCCGTGATACACTTGACTACTAACGAAATAGGACCTCTATGACGAAGAATTTGTTCAGTGCGCAGATGAACTGATATAAAGTTAGAACCCAACTTTTTTGATACAAAATCATGAGCAATTTCCAAGAGtttgttattaaaaaaagaaacatccgGCGCATGAAGACAAAACTGGATAGTTGGTGGTAATGGAAAGTTTGCTCGTACTTTAGTGCCATTCCCTCTCCATTCCACAATGCCGATACAAGTTCTACCCTTAATAACTTGGTCATGAAATCTCTCGAGCGATTTAAGAACCCCAACATCGATGCAAATAGTTGTAGTAACTCTACGTCCCTCGAATATTTTTTGGTGTTTACGACCACTCCATGCGCAAGGAATCACTGAAGGCTTTGAAATGTTCCGCTTTTGCCTTAAGCGTGTTGCTTGTGGTTCATAAATAAGATAAATCAGCAAATCTAATCGATCTTGGCAAACATGTTGATATGTCTTCCAGCTTGCAAGAGTGTTGTAACCGTGGGAGAGCAgctttttattaaacaaagtcaAATTGAAGTAAGACGCCAGTGTCGGTAACTTGAGTTTTGCCAGAAAATTTGAGTTCCTTATAAAAGGCTCAACAGCTTGACCCCCACTAAAAGTGGCTAATGCTGCAAGAGCAATGAGATTATTTGTCGCCATCGTAAGTTGCTCCCAATAGTGAAACGCCACATAAAACTTTCCAGGTTTTGTCAAAGCTGGTGTGCTCTTCAATAAGCCATCTTGCATATCATTGTGCGTGTCGAGGGTGTTTACTTTCGAGTGTTTCGTGCGACTTACCACTTTCTCCATGTCCTTTCGACGACCCTGTACTTTCCATATTTGTACAGTTATTAACGGTACGGcggcaacaacaacgaaagCAAACACCTTGAAAAGTATCCGTAATCTCATTTCTAACACGTCTCACCCCACAGCGACTGGGAGGGTTCCTATTATCCTTCCTGACATGGATTTGCAATTAGTGAAGTCTGAGACAAAATTCAGATTTTGTGTACGATTGGAAATCGGAAGATCCAGAATCCGGCCGGATTTCGCAATCAAACGTAGTGCTCAGTCTAAAACACAAGAGCAATATAAAATAGTTCGGTTCAATCCCTATAGCTCGTTTTCACCGTTATgcagcaaaaaaataaattctaaaCCGTTccatgaaaaaggccaagataACGAAATGTTATAAAATACTAATACATAAACAACTTCTCAAAGTCTCACGTCTGCGTGGTACAGCATTTTTTAGTTATTGGCCGAAACGGAGGcgccattttggtgtaccaaTATAGTACACAAAAGTGGCCGCCGGAAATCAACAAAACCATTTGGAATTTGCTTTGCCATGAAAACGCGTTATTTTCACTCATAAACTTGTACAAATACGCATCAACACAATCTCTTAAGAGTTGAAAAGTTGCAACTGATGAAAGTTAAAAGGAATGCCGTTTTTTCAACCAAACAATCAAACCAAACAATCACAATCAAGGCGAAAGTCGGAAACTAaaaatactgtattttcgaaacgaagaCGCTACTGCTCTAAAAAGTTGTGAAAATATTTAAATCTAGATTATATTTAAGGTAGTGAAGATAACAGATTCGTGATTTCCATTTTAGAGTTTCGTGACGGCATTTGAAGACGATACGTAGCCCCCATTTTTACATCGCAATTAACAATACCTTCTGATTGTAAAAAATCTTGTTAGACTCCGTAAAACACAGCTGGCAATTTTAACAGTTTATATCTACTCAAAACACTGAAAAAGTAAACATGGAAAGACTTAGTATTTCGCGCAACTGCCGCTTATCAACTCGATCTCGGAATGTTCTAGAAGTGGTAAACACTCCATCATGTTTCCTAAGATAGCTCGACCTtttctaaaaataacaaaatgttCTTTCCCgtcaaaaaatattaatatcgGAACGGTCTTTGGAAAGTTTAACAAACAAAACATACAGTCACTGAACGGTCTACAAGAATGTGCTAAGAGTGTAAGGTCCAAACACTCCTCCTTGCCAGCACATGGTTTTTTCCTTGGACGAATCCCAGCCATGTGTCGAGGTTTTGTGAACTTCGAGTGATTGGGGCCTTTACCATGTCAGTAACCATGTCTTCAGTTCTGCAATGTTTCAATTCAATGTTCCCCTTGGCCTTGGTGACTTTCTCACGAACAAAGTGATAGTTGATGTCGACATGTTTTGCGCGTCCATGAAACTGTGGATATAGCAGATTGGTTATCCTCGAATGCCAAAGTTGCGGCAGTCTGCTTGATTCCTAGGTCTGATAGAAGTTGTTTCATCCAAACTGCTCAGTTCTAAACTGCGCTTGGCAATGCCATGTATTCAGCTTCAGGGTTTGACAGAGCGACACTTGACTGTTTCTTACTTCTCCAACTCCAAGAGCATGTAAGGCATGGATGAAATGGAAGCCCTTTGCAAGAAATATCACTTGTAATTTCTACCACAAAGCGAGATCTCTAAAAATTCAGGGAAAGGAAGATGCAGACAAACTGAGAAATGATTTAATCAACCTAACTTTAATTCGTTCACATCCCATTAGTGAAACACCGAACGCTCTTCAGGAAAATGAAGATAAGGATGTTCAACTCAGAGAGGAGATTTCATCGGGCCTTATTTCACCAAGCGATGGTCCAACTGCAACTTGTGGTAACAGAAGTGAAAGGGATGTTAAATCTCCTGTACTATCCACTGAAGACGACCTAAGCAAGATTGTAAAATTTTATCGATAACGCATAGATGGAAATCATTTTGGACTCCAACGAATCGAATTATTCAAACAAAGTGATAGTTGATGTCGACATGTTTTGCGCGTCCATGAAACTGTGGATATATAGCAGATTGGTTATCCTCGAATGCCAAAGTTGCGGCAGTCTGCTTGATTCCTAGGTctaaatacaatacaacattctttatttaacgAAGGTAACGTAATTAACCCAATGAGTTATCTATCTTACGGCCTTCACAAAGGCACAAAATACACATATAAAACAATGCCTAATCAGCAATATACGACTTACTACAATAGAAACTAAAACTAGACAAATGTATGGTTTAACATAGATATAAGGTGATCTACGCTAATTAATTTCTAATACagttacaataaagagaaaaacgacACCCATAACACATTAATTCTTCAAGATGAGAAACACTACTAGCAAACTTAAGGAATAATATAAAGAGTttatgcttaaaattatttaatctagataaaaaaataatagaagAAGGAGACACACAAGCTATTTGCTTAAGATCAGTGTCAAGGCAATTGAAAAGGGTGCCAGCATAGTAAGCAAATGTGCGCTTTCCAGAATTAGACCGCGGGTAGGGAACTTGAAGATTAAAAGCGCAAGCTCTGGTGCGCAAACCAGATGAACGAACGAAAGACAAGAAATTGAATTTACGTTTAAGACAAAAAGGAGCATCAGGATTGTTAAGGATAGTGAATAAAATTACaagttttcttagttttataaGGTCGAAAATAGGAAGCCATTTGAGTTTGGAAAATAAGCTTACAGATGGTTCAGTGAAGCCGGCATCCAGGAGTAATCTACCTGCACGTTTCTGAAGGCGAAGAAGACGAGACAATAAATAACTCGAACAATTACCCCATGCACTCGAACAATAGATAAAGAGGTTATGAATACAAGAGTTGAAGAAACGTAGAGCACATTGATGATtgagaaacggtttgatccttcTTAAGAGAGACAATTTACTGTTTACAATAGAACATATTGTCTCAGAGGTCTGAGAGAAGTTGTATAATCCAAACTTCTCAGTTCTGCACTGCTCTTGGCAATGCCATGTATTCAGCTTCAGGGGTTGACAGAGCGACACTTGACTCTTTCTTACTTCTCCAACTCCAAGGGCATGGAAGGCATGGATGAAATGGAAACCCTTTGCAAGAAATATCACTTGTAATTTCTACCACAAAGCGAGAACTCTAAAAATTCAGGGAAAGGAAGATGCAGACAAACTGAGAAATGATTTAATCAACCTAACCTCAATTCGTTCACATCCCGTTAGTGAAACACCGAACGCTCTTCAGGAAAATCAAGATAAGAATGTTCAACTCAGAGAGGAGATTTATCAGTCCTTATTTCACCAAGCCATGGTCCAACTGCAACTTGTGGTAACAGAAGTGAAAGGGATGTTTTTAAATCTCCTGTACTATCCACTGAAGACGACCTAAGCAAGATTGAAAATTTTATCGATAACGCATATATGGAAATCATTTTGGACTCCAACGAATCGAATTATTCAAATCCGGTCAAAGATAGCAAAACTGATTTCTATCTTTTTTTAGCGCAATTGTCAATGTTGTTAGAAGGAGTGTTAAATGAACTGAATGATTTGAAAGCCTCTCATACGGCAATACTGGCgccaaacaatgaaataacaaCTGAACTGACCACATTACGAAAAGATGTAAGTCCTCACTTTCAGAACCAATCACAGAGGTTACCGGAgcttaataatctgaaagatttcaagtgaagctatgatcttcgcagttatgcacgcaatttttacaattgcgtagagaagcctgaaaaattctggacttcaacggggtttgaacccgtgaccttgcgattctggtgcgacgctctaaccaactgagctatgaagccactgacgttggcagctggtcatttgtgggttctaatgatcccgtgaggaatgaatcaatgatgaaatagtacatgaaatgaatcatatatgaactgcatgatttgaagatcatagcttcacttgatttcatatccgcaattcatatatgattcatttcatatactatTCATCATTGAATCTGAAAGATTCTCATGCTGCGCTCCTGACCGCAAACTGTGAAATTGCTATGTGATTTCTTCGGGAAGTGAGAAGTTATGTAATTTTGGAGATTGATAACTTTATCATAATGAAGTTATTAATCCGCTTTGTTTATAAGAAGTTATGTAATTCTGGAGATTAATAACTTCATTATAATGAAGTTATTCAGTAATCTCCATAAATGAAGTTATTAATCTGCAAAATTACATAACTTCTCACTTCCTGAACCAATCACATAGCTTGTTTGATACACAGGAGTGGACAACTGTCAGCAACAATGAAAGACCTGTAAATACTCAAAATAGATTTAAGGCGTTGGAAGATTCTGTTGGTGAAATATCACCTGATCCATCACCACAGTTAAACATTGCAAATCCTTCAACATCTATGAGTTGGCCTGACCAATTAGCAGAATATCGATTACAACACAACCAAACGTTTACATCCAAGTCTACTGCTGGAATCTCTGAATCATCCACTCGTCTTCCTCTCGCTAAATCAACGGTTACACCCCACTATTCATCAAAGGAGGTATCTATAAGTGCACACAAATCGACGACAGCCTGCCCAATTGGTGACTCGATAGTCAAGAACATTGAATCTAGAAAATTATCCCGTGCCTTTGGGGAAAAGGTTAAAGTTGGATGTTTGCGAGGAGCAAAGATTAAAGATAACCACGATAAAGCAAATGAGCTTCTTGCTTCCGGCCAACTAGATGAGAATACGGCCTTCATAGTTCATTGTGGAACAAATGATTTAGCTGTTGAAAATTAAGACCCGGCCGTCGCAAAGTTACGCATGACCTGAAACCGAAGGCAAAGTCCCTAGCTATATCGGCTGTGACATTAAGAAATGATTCAGCTGCTGTTACCGCTCATAGAAACAACCGTTTTTACAGACTCACCAAAACTATTTGCGAGCAAACCAACGTATTTTTCATTGATAACAAGAATGTAATGGCTCATCACCTCAATAGATCGAATCTGCATCTCAACATTAGAGGGAGTAAAGCCCTCGGGAGTAACTTTTGTAGATACTTGAGACGAGCTAATTTACCTCCCTCTGGTCAAGAATTGGCAACGGTAGCGGCGGGTTTTCGGCAGGATCACTTCAAAGTACGCAAACCATTGAACCGTATCACGACGTG from Montipora capricornis isolate CH-2021 chromosome 2, ASM3666992v2, whole genome shotgun sequence includes the following:
- the LOC138038839 gene encoding uncharacterized protein isoform X1; this encodes MRLRILFKVFAFVVVAAVPLITVQIWKVQGRRKDMEKVVSRTKHSKVNTLDTHNDMQDGLLKSTPALTKPGKFYVAFHYWEQLTMATNNLIALAALATFSGGQAVEPFIRNSNFLAKLKLPTLASYFNLTLFNKKLLSHGYNTLASWKTYQHVCQDRLDLLIYLIYEPQATRLRQKRNISKPSVIPCAWSGRKHQKIFEGRRVTTTICIDVGVLKSLERFHDQVIKGRTCIGIVEWRGNGTKVRANFPLPPTIQFCLHAPDVSFFNNKLLEIAHDFVSKKLGSNFISVHLRTEQILRHRGPISLVVKCITEMVARIQQERDRDPKNGNSKRKTFVAADFLQFGSHSGDVLPARKNSTLLMTVIEGLLENPTFFDPKVYHLVDRGSVAIVEMNILASGSQIFSVGGGSFQHWIRNFFAQKHNDSFPNVPCQCC
- the LOC138038839 gene encoding uncharacterized protein isoform X2, yielding MRLRILFKVFAFVVVAAVPLITVQIWKVQGRRKDMEKVVSRTKHSKVNTLDTHNDMQDGLLKSTPALTKPGKFYVAFHYWEQLTMATNNLIALAALATFSGGQAVEPFIRNSNFLAKLKLPTLASYFNLTLFNKKLLSHGYNTLASWKTYQHVCQDRLDLLIYLIYEPQATRLRQKRNISKPSVIPCAWSGRKHQKIFEGRRVTTTICIDVGVLKSLERFHDQVIKGRTCIGIVEWRGNGTKVRANFPLPPTIQFCLHAPDVSFFNNKLLEIAHDFVSKKLGSNFISVHLRTEQILRHRGPISLVVKCITEMVARIQQERDRDPKNGNSKRKTFVAADFLQFGSHSGDVLPARKNSTLLMTVIEGLLENPTFFDPKVCAQV